DNA from Arvicola amphibius chromosome 13, mArvAmp1.2, whole genome shotgun sequence:
tctttacagctgtaCAAAATTCAATTCTGTATACATACCACATTTTTTATCCACTCATTAGTTGATGGACGTCTGTGTTGGTTCCATTTCCAGACTATTGTGAATAGGTCAGCTCTAGAAATGCAAATATCTCTGTGGTTTGTTGGCCTAGACTCCTACCCACGTGTGGGATAGCTGGGTCAcattctattttctgtttgtgaGAAATCCCCACACTGGCTTCCACAGTCACAGCATAGTCACATTCTCACCAGCAGTGTGTAAGGGTTGCTCTCTGCCCATGTTATCACCAGCAGTGTGTAAGGGTTGCTCTCTGCCCATGTTATCACCAGCAGTGTGTAAGGGTTGCTCTCTGCCCATGTTATCACCAGCAGTGTGTAAGGGTTGCTCTCTGCCCATGTTATCACCAGAAGTGTGTAAGGGTTGCTCTCTACCCACGTCATCACCAGCAGTGTGTAAGGGTTGCTCTCTGCCCATGTTATCACCAGCAGTGTGTAAGGGTTGCTCTCTACCCACGTCATCACCAGAAGTGTGTAAGGGTTGCTCTCTGCCCCGTCATCACCAGCACGTGTGAattattttcttgatgatagccacTCTGCCTAAGATGAGATGGAGTcacaaagcagttttaatttacGTCCTCCAATTGCTGTAGTTACTTAACATTTTTCtggtatttattttgaatttgaatttctaCTCTTGAGAACTTTCTACTTGGGCCATTTGCTCATTTACTGGCTGGCTGATTTGGTTTTTGTGTGTTGGTTGTTCCTGTTTTGTAATAAGATCTCATCTGCCCAAAGCTGGcatgaaattcactgtgtagccaagatgTCCTTGAATTCCCCATTCTCCTGCCTtcgcctccagagtgctgagattataggtttgTCCCATTAACCCAGCTGACCAGATACGTGGCCTAATTCGCCCTGaactattttatgtttatagtgCAAGATCCCCTTCCATTATGTTTGTCATGTGTAGATCACCCTTTCTCATCTGCCATTAATTGTATCAGTTTACTCCTTGGGATGTCCTATTCCTAATGAATTCCCCAGGTCCTCACCGGCTACAACACAGCCTCCTGTGGTGCTGACAGTAGCTACTGGGGACACAGGAAGCAACTGAGCCAGCATCCACACAATTCATTCCTTCTTCTCTGCCCCCTCTAGAGGCCACTACCTGTGCTCTGTGTATGGGGCGCGGCTGATGGTACCAGCTGGCAAAGGACTCATCGTGGTTGTCTCCTCCCCCGGGGGGCTGCAGCATATGTTCAATGTCCCTTATGGTGTGGGCAAAGCTGCGGTAAGGACCAGTGCATAGGAGCCAGGGAAACAGACAACAGGGTTGACAGTTGATCCAGTCCCCACTGGTGAGAATAGTAAGACTGGTGATCTTCagccctctctctgccctgaTACACTGATAGTCCCTTTGCCTGGGCCTCCCTCCATCTGCCAGAGTAGGTATCAGATGTGGGAAGAGGAGTACCAGAAACATCAGGGCTCTCGAGAAGGATGGGGGCCGGGGATATCCTCGTGGACTgagggagagcagaagaggagggTGAGTTAGGCAGTGTCCAGGCTCTCACGCTGCCCTCTTTCCCTCCACAGTGTGACAAATTGGCTGCTGACTGTGCTCACGAACTACGACGTCATGGAGTCAGCTACGTTTCTCTGTGGCCAGGGTTTGTGCAAACAGAACTGGTGAAGGAGTTCATAACAAAGCAGGAAGAACCAGAGGATCCTTTGTTTAAGAAGGTTGGCaagggccgggcagtggttgtgcacgcctttaatcccagcactcaggaggtagaggcaggcagatctctgaggttaaggccagcctggtacagagttagttccacaacaggctccaaagctccagagaagccgtgtttcagggggaaaaaaaaagaaagagagaaagagagagagagagagagagagagagagagagagagagaggaaaaggcagtCTCTCCAGAAAGTACCAAGTATAAGCATGGCCCATGGCGGCagactgtctgtaattccagcactcaggaggcagaggcaaggggatctgtgcgactttaaggccagccagggccacacagtgagactctggctgaaaagagaaagaataaatgttCCCACTCATCAGGTGCTTACTAGGGCAGACACAGGCtgagcatatacacacatatacatttcttCAAATCTTGTAAGACAGATAATAACTCCATTTTATAGATAGTGAAGCAGAAATCAGAGACGTTAAGAAACCTGATGCTGGGCTGGAAatgtagcccagtggtagagcatttgcttagGTATAGGCTTGCTGGCACAGGCTCAGCTCCTAGCAATGagtaatgaaggaaggaaggaaagaaacatgcTCCATAGTGCGCATCGCCACAGGAAAGGCTGTCTGACACCAAAGCCCACGTACTTGGCCTTGCCCTCATCTGCCCTAGAAGGTCCAGCACTAGTTGTAAGATCTGATCCTTCCATTAGTAGAGGCAATGGTCCTGGGTCCAGGGTCCAGGGCTCACATGAACATGGGAAAGGTGGCTCTGGTGTCGTTTAAGATATGGCCTTGCAAGTCCTGCTTAGGATTGTGTCCTTCTGGGACAGAAGGTGAAAATGAAGAAGGCACAGGCAGCGCTCTTGGAAATTAACCCCTAACTTCTCAACCCATTTTTTAGGCCAAATCAGATTTCTCATCTGCAGAAAGCACAGAAATGAGTGGCAAGTGCGTGGTGGCCTTGGCAACAGGTGACGACATTGGGGTGACAAAGTTCGTCTACAGGGCACTGACAGCGGTTCCTTATTTTGGTTTGGGAGGTGATTGGACGCTCTTGACAGTTTTGACTTTTGGAGGCTCAGAGGGTCAGGATTCCTGGTTTGAGGTGTGAGGCCTCTGAACTAGCTGCAGGGAGGCGTGGCCAAGAGCCTTTGCGTGAGCCCTGTCCCATTCAGCTAAACTCTGTCATTGCACACCTCCCAGCATCCACCATCCCTAAGCATATGTGTGCCCACAGACCCCAATATCCTGGACTTGAGCGGGAAGGTGCTGCCGTCCTGTGACCTTGCCCGGCGCTATGGCCTTCGGGATATAGATGGTAAGCTGTCACTCTGGGCCAGCCTTACCTGATGAACCGGACTGTTACCCCTTGCCCTCAAGTTGTCAGCCGGCACTGCGGTGTCTCGGGAGCAGGAAATAAGGGTCTAATTGTCTTTCTGTTGATCCCAGGCCGCCCTGTCCAAGACTATTTCTCTTTGGGCTACATCCTCTCGCATGTCTCCAGCCTGGGATGGCTGACCTCCTACCTGCCTGGCTTCCTCCGTGTGCCCAAGTGGATTGTCACCCTCTACACCAGCAAATTCTAAGCTCCTGGCCTGCTGTCCCAGCCAACCAGGTCCTCTTGTCACCAAGGCTCAGGTGTTGGGGCTGTCTCAGTGGAACGAGGCAGTCCTCTCGCACACCCATGTCCTCCTGGGAGACAGGGCCAATGCTGGGCACCTCTGGGGGCTCCAGTAGGCTCTTTGTGCCTTCGTCTTCCCTGTCCCTACAGTACTGAAAAGTCCTTATAAACAGAAGCTAATAAAGGTCTTACCTCCCCTTCAATGTGTTTGTGAGCTCTGATTCTGTGCTAAAACTGTAGTGgaaagcggcgggctgcgtcccgccacccgtctagctttacccaaaataattacatggaaactgtattcttttaaatactgcctggcccatagtttcaacctcttattggctaattctcacatcttcctttaacccatatttagtaatctgggtagcaccacgaggtgtagcttaccaggagagatcttaacctgcgtccatctcggagaggagcagcatggagactcactatggcgactgcctgaagcgtctccccaactctcccagaattctgttctgtctattccgcctacctaattttctgttctcttaaagggccaaggcagttttctttattaattaaccaatgaaagaaacatagacagataactctcctccatcataaaaCAAAGCAGTAGATATTTGAGAGAAAGAGTCAGCAATGTCAAAAGATGTAGCTTCTCAGGCTGAGATGATTCAGTAGACACAGctcttgctgagcaagcatgaagaccagagttcaaatcccagaaccgtTTAAAACTGGATGCAGTATCACCATGCCTGTATGGAATAGGAGACACAGGTGGAAGAATCCTGGATGCTCTCCAGCCACCTAGCCTGGTGTTCACAATGGCGAACAGCTAAAGACCTTGCCTAAACAAGGGAGAAGGTGAGCACCAGTAGCCAGGATTGACCAACACATGGAGCGTGTACCCAAATTCATATGCACATGTAGAAATACAACaggtcctttaatcccagcactgggaaaacagaaccaggaggatccctgaattccagccagtctggtctacagagtgagttcaagcacagctagggctacacaatgaggttctgtctcaaaaaaataaaataaaaaatttaaaagtaggaTCAGGCATGGTgcatggcacacacttttaatcctagcactcaagaggcagagatgggtgaatCTCTAAGTTTTGAAGCCAGTCTTTCtatgtagagagttccaggccagccaggtttcttgtctcaaaaaataaaaatcaaacggATAGGTCCTAAAAGGACTCCAGCCCCCCTCTTTCCTTCAGAACTGTTCCTGCCTTTCCTCACAAGACCCCTTTCTCATGCTAGGGGCAGGGTCTCTCCCCAAGCAGGACACTTGGTCTCTGTTTTCAGCATCTTTCCAGCAATGGCTGCTGCTTTCTACTGGGCTGTCTCTGCCCAGCACAGGCAGACCTCTTGCTGCCTTTAACTTCCTGGGCCTGGAAGAGAACGTGCTTCCTGATTCCAGGTAAGAGACAGAAGCACTATCAGGGGCTGGCACACTCACCCTTCCTCTTGGGACTGTGTCACCGGAATGAGTCACCTTCTGCAGAACTGACTGCCTGAACCGATCAGGCCTGCCTCCCAGAGCAAAGCTTTTCCAAGAGGCCAAGGGCAGTTCTCCGAGAGTGACGGGTCAGTGGTGAAAGCACACTGAAGAGGGTATCAGGCCCGAGACAGAAGAGCACCCAGTGCACGCAGGCAAACACTGGCACTGTCCACTCCAGGAAAACTGGCATGATCAGACATGCGGTAGAGGAGCTCACAGGAGCTGAGGTgtgggcagaggaagaagaggttgTAAGCAAAAGACACTGGCCCAGCGCCAGTCTCACCAGGAATCTGATGATAATACAGGTGAGGGCTGAGAGCTTACAGGAGGCAGTGTCCACAGACGGGACCTGAGTCAGAACAAGACTGCCACTGTGTGTCCCCCTGGCATGGGGGACAATGCACCAGCATCAGGAACAGAGGAAGAATTTTTTGAGAAGCCATCTTGTCTGAGGTTAGCCCTGGCAGGTCACCAAGAGGCTAGTTGAGATTCAGCCTACCCTTACTAAAGATAGATAATGGAGCCCAGAGAGAGCTGGAGGTAGACTTTGATTGTCAGGCATTATTCATGGCCCAGAATTCAAAAGCTTTTGAAGAATGTACAGTGGAAAATCTATCCCAGTCCCATAAGTGCCCCGTGCAAAGGCCAAGCTAGATACCAGCCCTAGACTCAGACCCCACTCCTCTAGTCCTTCTGTGTATTTAGGCTGTCACCAGCAGGAGGTGGAGGAACGAAGAACGTGAAGACTTAAAGAAAGGGCAATGGGGTTCTGTGACCACCTAAAGAGATCTGCCAGGCCTTGTCCTGGTCTCCCGACCAGTCAGCTCACATCATGGGTGTGTCACAGCTACAGCAGATAGCCATAAATAGGAGTCTCAAACACTGGCAATGAAGTACTTGAGACGGTTCAGCCATTaagaacacttcctgctcttgcagagaacctgggctcagttcccagcacccacattgaggctcacaaccatctgtaaagcaAGACAGTCATGAAAACCTCACAGGAGCCTGATCAGGCAAGATGGCTGAGCCCAAAActgcctttccccctttcttatcCTGGATCCTGCCCATCCTAGATACTAAAGACCTTGACACCACCTTTGATGTATCATGTGGGATATGTGGTCCTCTCAAAGGGTTCTCAGGTCCTTGAGACACGCTCCTGCTTAGACGAGACACATCCTTCTAGCTGCTAGGGCTTTGTAGCGAGTGGCCTAAGGAGAGGTCCAGGGCTGTTATCAGTACAGGCTGGAACACAAAGCATGCTTCCAAGCAGCACTGAAATTTCTCAAGAAGGCATTTCAAGGATGGCAGAGTCCACCCTAGGGAAatgctatgtatatgtatacagcCACTATGCTAGACTTCAGTTAAGTGTCTTGGTGAAGGGATTTGAACAGTCTCCTGGCtagttttatcaacttgacacaaactgaaaagagggaaccttaactgagatATTACCTCCATCAGTTTGGCTTATGAGCATGTCGCAGGCCATTTTCTTGATAGCTGTTTGACGTGGGAATGCCCATACCACAGTGGacggtgccactcctgggcaggtggtgctGGGTTATATAATAAGCAGGCTGAAAAGTCATGAAAAACAATcagtaaatcccagcactcgggaggcagagagaggcggatctctgtgagtttgaggcctgctctccaaagttagttccaagacaggcatgactgttacacagagaaatcctgtcttgaaacaaaaataaatattaaataaaacaagcagTAACCAGTCTTCTCCCTCATcaatctctgcttcagtttctgcccaagttcctgcctcagcttccctgaaTGATGAGCAGGAGATAGAAGTGTAtgctcaaataaaccctttcctcctcaagatGCTTTTGGccacggtgtttatcacagcaacagaaagcaaactaggagagagagagagagctctcttGGGCCAAGAGGCCTGCAGTTCTCCGTGGTCTGCTGCTGTATACTGCCCTCATCCCAGGGACTTAGCAAGGACCGGGTATGGGAAATGAGCAGGTTTCCCCAGCCAGGGTTGAGCTATAGGCTCAGCTTAGAACTACACCGAGGAGTCACAGGTCTGCCTGCACTGTCAGGAGTGGAGTGGAACTGGAAACCACCTGCGCTTCACTTGATAATAGAGAAATCAGAAGACTTTCCTTGGACCTGaaaggaatgctgggaaagagacagagggaagaaatGGGGCAACTTCACGTCATCTCCATCAACAAGTGAGAAGGTCTTGGCTTTTCTCCTGATGGAGACATAGTTCTggaagaaacaagcaagcagaaatGGACATGGCCTGAGCACCCCTCAAGGGGTTTATGCCGGAGGGTGCACAGGGGACTCGGCCTGGATTTTACCATCACTTTAGCACAAAGGAACAGCCATGGTTTATTAGGCACTTGCAGTGACTACCTAGACCTCACTCCAGCTTCTCACCTGCCCTGTGAAGCAAGTATTGCTTTGCAGTAAAGGAAGCAACCGCTTAGAAAAGTTGGGTGACTTGGCCAAAACTGCAGTTCTTTGCAAGAGAAGAGTCCAGATTCAACCAAAATGTGTGATCCCGGAATGGAAGCTCTTTCCCCTGCACCGACTGCCCTGCTGTTTAGCTTCCTGGTTGGCTTGGGCTCTGGAGACCTTTTCCGTTTTCTGCAGAGGGTGTGTTGAGGTTGGTAGCCTGCTGAACTTCCAGGTCAAATTCAGTCTTGACTTTCTCTAAGTTCCTCGACACCTTCTTCCCCCCACCCTTGCTTGAGCAAGTCTGGTCTCTGCAGTATCTCTCACTCCCAGCCCCCCGGCCCCCCAGGCCCCAATCCCCAATTCCCCAAGCCCCCCAGGATCCCTGCACCCAAGCCCTCAGACCCCCCAACCCCCCAGGATCCCAGCCCAGATCCCAGACCCATTTCTGTCTGCCAGAATTCATCCCATAGTCTATCTCAGCCTTCTAGAAGCTTCTGTTTTTTTCCGaccttgcttttgtctttttctggggAACGTTTTCCTGTGGCATTCACTTGGGTCTTGACTAGTATGAGAGACATAGATGTCCTTATCCATTTCCTACGTGAAACTGAGAAACACTACCCAAGCCATCGCTTGAGTTTTGGGATTCTTGTTCCTATTTCCCCTGTTGTCATCTTCCCCACACAGAGAAGTATACATCCTGAAGCACGGAACTGAATAATGCCAAGTCATCCAGAGTGGGGCTAAATTCACAGGGCCAGGGAGACCCACTGATGAGagccccttcttccctctccaggAGGCAGATGATATCCACTCCAAGGTACCAGCCTTCTGAGAACTCCTGCCTCCTAGAATCCATCAGTCCTTGCCTGCTCAGGGACCTGGGGATTGGGTGGCTACTTCCCAGTCAATAGTGCTATTAGCTGTGGGAGCCGTGAATTTCTCTTGgggtccttcctctctccccagtctCTGGGCCAAAGCTCAAGCCTGAGTCATTGAGTACAGGGGAAACACAGGCCTTGCTCCTGTCAGCAATTCTGAGCGTTCTCGTTTTTTACTGGAGTGCTAAGCTTTTGCGCCACTCCCTGTTTGCTTCCTCTCAGTGCTCCTGTGAGAATCGGAGTGCACCCACCCTGGCTGACTCACCTGGCCCATGCTTTCTGTCATCATTTCCGATATGCCCAACTTCCCTCCTAATCCCTTACCAGCCCAGTGAGGTACAGGCTGTCTCGCTCTCGCTGCCGTGGCTCATCAgatataaaatcatttttctttttttaaggttttggGGTTTTAAATTTTTGGAGAACTTCATACAAGAGTGCCATATTTAATCATTTTCCCCCCTCACTCTCCCTCTAATTCCTCCCATGCCCccaactccctctcaaattcaacTCTctatcttctttaattattactgttttatatatatatatgtatatgtaaataaaatgtatataaaacacCTACTCAGCTCATTTAATGTTGCTCGTATGCATACATAAGGGATATATACACATTTAGGGACGACCACTTGAACCTGGATAACCTAACGGGGGGCTCATCTCTGAAGAAGACTGATTCTCACTCCCTCAGCAACCATTGAGTCCCTGCATCTCTTCACCTGAGGTGGGACCTTGTATGAGTTCCCCTGTTGGCACTGGCATGTTGACTGGTGTTATCATGCATGTCTTGGTAGGTAACCCTACCACTGAGATTTTGTAGATGCAGCTTCCCTGTGGTGTCTCGAGACACCTTCTCACAGAGggtgtcctggtcctctggcGCTTACAatccttctgctccctcttccgTGCTGTCCCCTGAGCCTGAGGTGTGGGGGCCGTGCACTGTAAATGAATCAGTGGTCACTGATTCTCTGCCTGtgaccagttgtggatctctacAGGACCCTctgttttctgaaataaaatgaagcttctttgatgaagggtaAGAGCTACAACTCACCTGTGGTTATGTGGTTATAGGGATAAGCATTTAGAATGCTGCTAGAAATTGTGTTTGTTTAGGGAGAATGGCAGTAATAAGTTCCCTTCTAGGTTTATGAACCTCCCATCTGTGGTAGTTGGTTGGCTTTGCAATACCAGGAATGAATTCCCTCCTATCGAGCAGGCCCTAAGTGCAGTTAGACAGTGGGTAGTTACCCCCAGGGTTAAAATGCCACTTTGTACCACTGGGGATAACTCATTGGGTGGCCATTGTTGTTGTTCATAGGTTTAACAGCTCAGAAGGACAATGGATTACTTTTCTGTTGGCAGCTTGAGTAGTGCCTTCAGACACTATGGGAACTGGTCCTCGGGGAGAAGGCGTCCACATCAGGTCCAGCTTCGGTCCTCCAGGTCCTACAAAGTCTTACCTTTGTAAACGATCCCACCCCAGGAACCTTTGAGTTCTGAGAGGCAACCAGAGGCAATGGCAACGGCCTATATTGTTCTGGGAGTCTCTTGGGCCTCCCTGATGAATAACTCAAAGGGATATTTTCCATACCTGACACTGAAGTTTCTGTTAGTCTATGGCTCTTGTGGGGAGCATTATCACCCTGTGCAGTACAACTCCAtttgaaattatatacatatatacattcatacataaatgtatatatatacatatgagtgAACGCaatttgtatatatgtaacacatatatatgcaattatattttcttctatttttatacaaatgggtgttttgcctggatgtatgtttATCATATGCATGCAGGGCGCCTGGAAACCAGAAAgggagtcagattccctgaaagTGGAGTTTCAAATGGTTTGAATCATGTGgcttctgagaattgaacttgggtccattggaagagcagccagtactcttaactgctgaaccattccTCCAAAcccttatatatttttaagtaagcTTCCCTGTGACCTTTTTGGACATCCTTAGTAgcatttacctttctttcttttttaataaagacTTGTTTtacttatgtgtctgtgtttgtgcgaGTATGTGTCCCAAACATGCAATTTCCACAAATTCCGGGAGCCTTGGATTCTggggagctagagttacaggcggttgtgaacCACCCAACCTGGGTGCTCGGaactgaaccaaggtcctctggaagaatagcaagtactcttaaccactgaactagcTTTCCATTCTGTCCCAAGACCCCCAGTGCTCTGTGGAGTTACAAAGCCTAGCTAGCTATATTTCAGTCCAGGGTTTGATTTCCTCGGGCATTTATGATGCTTTGAAATTACCTGCTGTATACATTTCCTTCTACAAGCTCTGTTTCCCCAACTAGAATGTAGATCTATGAAAGAAGGAATCTTATCTGTCTTGGATCACTTTGTGGAACTGTGCTAGTAACCAGTCATTGTGGCTGATGAATGTTTACCGAGTAACTGCTATGGTAAAGCAACCCTGGTGGTTGAAGGGAAATGCAGGCAACTGAATCTCTTTGactagaagcagaagcagggtgCTGCACCACACATGAAGTAGAAAGTAGTCACAGCACCATAGGGCCTGGTGCCAAGAGGCACAGAGAAGGTGTGCAAGCAAGGCCCAAGCCAGCCCACctctgggttctctccttccaagaaGTCTATTTTACTCCTAGGCAGTGCTGGTCTCCAACTTGGTGCACACCCAGCACCACATACCTCTGCTCATGTGATCATTTCCATCATCCAGAAGGTTCAACTGGACAGCCATATAATCAGAAGACCCATATGATCAGAAGGATAGGGATCCATTTGTCTTATGGTCATATTCCCTGTGCAAGCAGGTCCAGCACGGAGGCACTCGGTTACTATTGCACAAAGAATGATGGGCCAGGGAAGAGTAAGCACTTATCCTCCGAGCTCACCTGCCAGCCAAAGCATCTCACACTTCCCCAAGCACCTATAGCCTCTCATCCTATCCTTGGCCCATAGCTCACCTGGCACAGAACTTCTGGGGTCTGCACTAAACTCAATAGTGCCACCCTGAAGCTGTTCAATGGCTTTGCCAGGCTACCAATTAGTTGGCATCTTGGCCATATTCCAACCCTACCAGTGCAATTTGAAATCAACAGTTTCACCAACCATGATGCAGTGCCTAGCTCCCATACCACAGGCTCGGCTTCTGGCTCCAGGAGATTTTGGAGCTTTTCAGTCTTATTTCCTGGTTGTTTTCCTTGATCTCTTCCTCAAAGATGTCAGCCTGAGTCAACACCTACCACTTCCTAGGTGAAATAGGACTCTCTGCCACAGGGACTTTCCCTGTTTTCGTCTTTGAGGCCCTGCCCCTGGGCTG
Protein-coding regions in this window:
- the Dhrs1 gene encoding dehydrogenase/reductase SDR family member 1, which gives rise to MVAPMKGQVCVVTGASRGIGRGIALQLCKAGATVYITGRHLDTLRATAQEAQSLGGRCVPVVCDSSQESEVKSLFEQVDREQEGRLDVLVNNAYAGVQAILNTLNKPFWEVPASLWDDINNVGLRGHYLCSVYGARLMVPAGKGLIVVVSSPGGLQHMFNVPYGVGKAACDKLAADCAHELRRHGVSYVSLWPGFVQTELVKEFITKQEEPEDPLFKKAKSDFSSAESTEMSGKCVVALATDPNILDLSGKVLPSCDLARRYGLRDIDGRPVQDYFSLGYILSHVSSLGWLTSYLPGFLRVPKWIVTLYTSKF